GAAGCGGCCGCCTGCTCGACGGACTTTCCATCCGCGACATGATCAAGGAGGGAAGGCGCTGATGTCCGTGCGCTTCGTGGTGGATACCTCTGTCGCCATGTCATGGTGCTTCGAGGACGAAGGGAACGGCTATGCGGAAACTGTTCTCGAAAGTCTGGAATCGGCGGAGGCCATCGCACCCGCGATCTGGCCTCTTGAAGTAGGGAATGTGCTGCTTGTGGCTGAAAGGAAAAAACGGCTCGGTCAGGCTGCGTCCGTTCGTTTTCTCTCCCTCCTGGGCGCGCTGCCGATCACGGTGGAACAAGAGCCCCCCGAACGCATGTTCAAAGTAATTCTTTCGCTCGCGCGCGCTCATGGACTGTCCACCTACGACGCATCCTACC
Above is a window of Deltaproteobacteria bacterium DNA encoding:
- a CDS encoding type II toxin-antitoxin system VapC family toxin; translation: MSVRFVVDTSVAMSWCFEDEGNGYAETVLESLESAEAIAPAIWPLEVGNVLLVAERKKRLGQAASVRFLSLLGALPITVEQEPPERMFKVILSLARAHGLSTYDASYLDLAMRLDLPLATLDATLAKAAKKSGVPLYTCQGTSISPQ